One Longimicrobiales bacterium genomic window carries:
- a CDS encoding GNAT family N-acetyltransferase, with protein sequence MKIRQAVEPDLDAMWAIFQSVIATRDTLPFADSLDRATFRTHWFGSQPSWVAEDDHGLLGMYRAGANYPDLGSHVASATYLVHPAAQGRGIGRSLVEHSLAQARSAGFLAMQFNYVVSTNSVAVRLYEKLGFRIAGTLPRAFRHGRLGLVDVYVMHRFL encoded by the coding sequence ATGAAGATTCGACAGGCCGTCGAGCCGGACCTCGACGCGATGTGGGCCATCTTCCAGAGCGTGATCGCTACCCGCGACACGCTTCCATTCGCGGACTCGCTGGACCGGGCGACGTTCCGCACGCACTGGTTCGGCTCGCAGCCGTCCTGGGTCGCTGAAGACGACCATGGCCTCCTGGGCATGTACCGCGCCGGGGCCAACTACCCGGACCTCGGCTCGCACGTCGCGAGCGCGACATACCTGGTACACCCGGCCGCGCAGGGGCGCGGAATCGGGCGGTCCCTCGTCGAGCACAGCCTCGCGCAGGCGCGCAGCGCGGGCTTCCTCGCCATGCAGTTCAACTATGTCGTGAGCACGAACAGCGTGGCGGTGAGGCTGTACGAGAAACTCGGGTTCCGGATTGCCGGGACCCTGCCACGCGCATTTCGACACGGCCGCCTGGGGCTGGTCGATGTCTACGTGATGCACCGGTTCCTGTAA